One genomic segment of Occultella kanbiaonis includes these proteins:
- a CDS encoding MerR family transcriptional regulator, with translation MTSGLTIGQAAAFAGVTVKTVRHYHRHGLVDEPERDSSGYRRYGSAELLRLVQVRTMAAAGVPLAEIGSLLDADAEPFAAALADVERRLTDRIADLVARRDTLYRLADGDRALLPDRACAVLDRMRDLGFGPDYVAAQREALVLARALMPDVFEAFLTPFETLLDDPEYVDLTKRGLEAEAWEPDDPRIDELASAMADRYLANPALLEIPAGPQPWADSTRYGLVNHHGEDQAPISARLTALTEAKLRSAGIPVPHQ, from the coding sequence ATGACCAGTGGACTCACGATCGGACAGGCGGCAGCGTTCGCCGGCGTCACGGTGAAGACCGTGCGGCACTACCACCGGCACGGGCTCGTCGACGAACCAGAACGCGACAGCTCCGGGTACCGGCGGTACGGCTCGGCCGAGCTGCTGCGGCTGGTCCAGGTGCGGACCATGGCCGCCGCGGGCGTCCCGTTGGCCGAGATCGGCTCGCTGCTCGACGCAGACGCGGAGCCGTTCGCCGCAGCCCTGGCCGATGTGGAACGCCGGCTGACCGATCGGATCGCGGACCTGGTGGCGCGCCGCGACACCCTGTACCGGCTGGCCGACGGTGACCGGGCGCTGCTGCCGGACCGTGCCTGCGCGGTCCTGGACCGGATGCGCGATCTCGGCTTCGGTCCTGACTACGTGGCCGCCCAGCGGGAGGCCCTGGTGCTGGCCCGGGCGTTGATGCCGGACGTGTTCGAGGCGTTCCTGACACCGTTCGAGACGTTGCTCGATGACCCCGAATACGTCGACCTGACCAAGCGCGGCCTGGAGGCCGAGGCCTGGGAGCCGGACGACCCCCGTATCGACGAACTCGCCTCCGCCATGGCGGACCGCTACCTCGCCAACCCCGCGCTGCTGGAGATTCCCGCCGGTCCGCAACCCTGGGCGGACTCCACCAGGTACGGCCTCGTCAACCACCATGGGGAGGACCAGGCACCGATCTCGGCCCGGCTGACCGCGCTCACCGAGGCCAAGCTGCGCTCCGCAGGCATTCCCGTCCCCCACCAGTGA
- a CDS encoding GDSL-type esterase/lipase family protein, translating into MRSGRNYAHQLAELIGAHLVDLTTSGATTANLLDTPQEAGPGRMLRPQLDRVPAETDIVTVTAGGNDLQFSAALLHTAWAHTDPRQLMDGAFPDGVPLPSDEDVDRATAGLVRVVDAARSKASRARVILVDYLTVLDPASSRSAVFSEDEVRDFLVVQAALALAFTEAADRTGADLVRASTLSTGHAWDSADPWVQPFHTDLTLTGASFHPNDAGMTAIALALARLVPAR; encoded by the coding sequence ATGCGGTCCGGCCGGAACTACGCCCATCAGCTCGCGGAACTCATCGGCGCCCACCTCGTGGACCTCACGACGTCCGGGGCGACCACCGCGAACCTCCTCGACACCCCTCAGGAGGCCGGTCCGGGACGGATGCTGCGACCCCAGCTCGACCGGGTGCCGGCGGAGACGGACATCGTGACGGTCACCGCCGGCGGTAACGACCTCCAGTTCTCGGCGGCGCTGCTGCACACCGCCTGGGCCCACACGGACCCCCGGCAACTCATGGACGGCGCCTTCCCCGACGGCGTCCCGCTCCCGAGCGATGAGGACGTCGATCGGGCGACCGCGGGCCTGGTGCGGGTGGTCGATGCCGCGCGCAGCAAGGCCTCCCGGGCACGCGTCATCCTGGTCGACTACCTCACCGTGCTGGACCCGGCGTCGAGCCGCTCCGCCGTGTTCTCCGAGGACGAGGTACGCGACTTCCTCGTCGTCCAGGCGGCGCTCGCCCTTGCGTTCACGGAGGCCGCGGACCGCACCGGCGCCGACCTGGTCCGCGCCTCCACGCTCAGCACCGGCCACGCGTGGGACTCGGCCGACCCGTGGGTGCAGCCGTTCCACACGGACCTGACCCTGACCGGCGCGTCCTTCCACCCCAACGACGCGGGCATGACCGCGATCGCCCTCGCCCTGGCCCGGCTCGTCCCCGCCCGCTGA
- a CDS encoding amidohydrolase, protein MRAHENVTISATLADVYKDLHRHPELGFQEHRTAGIVKEELEGLGFEVSSGIGGTGVVAVLRNGPGPTALLRADMDALPVKEQTGLDYASTATTTGDGGKVVPLAHACGHDLHTTCLLGAAEVLSRETTTWSGALLLVFQPAEELGAGAQAMVDDGLFDRFPRPDVVLGQHVAPLPAGRIAGHAGPAYAGSDSLRVRLIGKGAHGSMPEASVDPVVLAAATVLRLQTIISREIPSTATAVLTVGSIHGGDAANVIPGEVELQLNIRSYDEKVRGRILAAVDRIAKGEAETAGAPQEPTITEIERFPVVVNDAGALQKTFDAFGAWLGADKLLDPGAGAGSEDVGVLATSSGAPLSYWLLGGTDPSLFTTGDLSDPALLTVPSNHSPRYAPVIEPTLQLGVTALVTAARTWLPAA, encoded by the coding sequence ATGCGCGCACACGAGAACGTGACCATCAGCGCAACGCTCGCGGACGTGTACAAGGACCTGCATCGCCATCCGGAGCTCGGTTTCCAGGAGCATCGCACGGCCGGGATCGTCAAGGAGGAGCTCGAGGGACTCGGCTTCGAGGTCTCGTCCGGGATCGGCGGGACCGGAGTCGTGGCCGTGCTTCGGAACGGGCCGGGGCCGACTGCGCTGCTGCGGGCCGACATGGATGCGCTTCCCGTCAAGGAACAGACCGGTCTGGACTACGCCAGCACCGCTACCACGACGGGCGACGGCGGCAAGGTGGTGCCGCTTGCTCATGCGTGTGGGCATGACCTGCACACCACGTGCCTGCTCGGTGCGGCCGAGGTCCTCTCCCGCGAGACCACCACGTGGTCCGGGGCGTTGCTCCTGGTGTTCCAGCCCGCCGAGGAACTCGGCGCCGGGGCACAGGCGATGGTCGACGACGGGTTGTTCGACAGGTTCCCGCGGCCCGATGTGGTGCTGGGCCAGCATGTGGCGCCGTTGCCGGCCGGCCGGATCGCCGGCCACGCCGGCCCGGCGTACGCCGGATCGGACTCGCTCCGGGTGCGTCTGATCGGGAAGGGTGCACACGGGTCGATGCCCGAGGCCTCGGTCGATCCGGTCGTGCTGGCAGCCGCGACGGTGCTACGGCTGCAGACGATCATCTCGCGCGAGATTCCGAGCACGGCGACGGCGGTGCTCACCGTCGGTTCCATCCATGGTGGCGACGCGGCGAACGTCATTCCCGGCGAGGTCGAGCTGCAGCTCAACATCCGCAGTTACGACGAGAAGGTTCGCGGACGGATCCTCGCTGCGGTCGATCGGATCGCCAAGGGTGAAGCCGAGACGGCAGGCGCCCCGCAGGAGCCGACGATCACCGAGATCGAACGGTTCCCGGTCGTGGTGAACGACGCGGGCGCGCTGCAGAAGACGTTCGACGCGTTCGGTGCCTGGCTCGGGGCGGACAAGCTCCTCGACCCCGGCGCAGGTGCCGGCAGCGAGGACGTCGGCGTGTTGGCGACGAGTTCGGGTGCGCCCCTGTCCTACTGGCTGCTCGGCGGGACGGACCCTTCGTTGTTCACGACGGGGGACCTCTCGGACCCGGCGCTGCTGACGGTGCCCTCGAACCACTCTCCCCGGTACGCGCCGGTCATCGAGCCGACGCTTCAGCTCGGTGTCACCGCGCTCGTGACGGCGGCGCGCACCTGGTTGCCGGCCGCGTAG
- a CDS encoding carbohydrate ABC transporter permease: MTAQTATPIATAPSQPHSTQRRAAQRRKRLRNLGFFALLAGPNIALLLIFVYRPLLLSFYYSMLQWNMGSSVARFIGFENYIRWFTDPDTPQVMGTTAIFAVTTVGGSLVLGLGLALLLNKKIFGRGIARTVAFAPYVLSGIAVGMLWLYIFDPRYGLLSTLLKAIGLSSPQWYTTSPWALIMIIIVYLWKHVGYVALIYLAGLQGVPQDLHDAAALDGAGKTRTFWSIVLPLLGPVTFFLLITTILSSLQSFDLIKAMTDGGPLGSTTTLMYQIYVEGFQTGRAGFASAAATILFVILLVITAIQLKFMERKVHYA; the protein is encoded by the coding sequence ATGACGGCGCAGACCGCCACCCCGATCGCGACGGCGCCGAGCCAGCCCCATTCGACGCAGCGCCGTGCGGCCCAGCGCCGCAAGCGGCTGCGCAACCTGGGCTTCTTCGCCCTGCTGGCCGGGCCGAACATCGCCCTGCTGCTGATCTTCGTGTACCGGCCGCTGCTGCTGAGCTTCTACTACTCGATGCTGCAGTGGAACATGGGCTCGAGCGTGGCGCGGTTCATCGGCTTCGAGAACTACATCCGCTGGTTCACCGACCCGGACACCCCGCAGGTGATGGGCACCACCGCGATCTTCGCCGTGACCACCGTGGGCGGCTCGTTGGTGCTCGGCCTGGGCCTGGCGCTGCTGCTGAACAAGAAGATCTTCGGACGTGGCATCGCCCGCACCGTGGCGTTCGCGCCGTACGTGCTCTCCGGGATCGCGGTCGGCATGCTCTGGCTGTACATCTTCGACCCGCGCTACGGCCTGCTCTCCACGCTGCTGAAGGCGATCGGGCTCAGCTCCCCGCAGTGGTACACCACCTCGCCGTGGGCACTGATCATGATCATCATCGTCTACCTGTGGAAGCACGTCGGGTACGTCGCGCTGATCTACCTGGCCGGGCTGCAGGGCGTGCCGCAGGACCTGCATGACGCCGCGGCGCTCGACGGTGCGGGCAAGACGCGCACGTTCTGGTCGATCGTGTTGCCGCTGCTCGGCCCGGTGACGTTCTTCCTGCTGATCACCACGATCCTGAGCTCGCTGCAGTCCTTCGACCTGATCAAGGCGATGACCGACGGCGGACCGCTCGGCTCGACGACGACGCTCATGTACCAGATCTACGTCGAGGGCTTCCAGACCGGCCGCGCCGGCTTCGCCTCCGCCGCCGCAACCATCCTGTTCGTGATCCTGCTGGTGATCACGGCCATCCAGCTGAAGTTCATGGAACGAAAGGTCCACTACGCATGA
- a CDS encoding TetR/AcrR family transcriptional regulator translates to MPRAGLSRQTLTETALAIIDEGGPRAFDNLTLAAVAARHGVSTPSLYKHVGSLADLRRDVALESVRDFTRALSRATVGRAGADAVVSLAEGLRAFAEEKPARYLAAQHAGDPDEPADAAIIGASTEALEVTTSALRGYDFTPERAIDAVRVFRSAIHGFVLLELEGGFGLSRDLDTSFDALVVMLVRGLEGLARD, encoded by the coding sequence TTGCCTAGGGCGGGTCTGAGCAGGCAGACCCTGACCGAGACCGCCCTCGCCATCATCGACGAGGGCGGGCCCCGGGCATTCGACAACCTCACCCTGGCCGCGGTCGCCGCCAGGCACGGCGTGTCGACGCCGAGCCTGTACAAGCACGTCGGGTCGCTGGCGGACCTGCGGCGCGACGTCGCCCTGGAGTCGGTGCGCGACTTCACCCGGGCCCTCAGCCGGGCCACCGTCGGGCGCGCGGGAGCGGACGCCGTCGTCTCCCTCGCCGAAGGACTGCGCGCCTTCGCAGAGGAGAAGCCCGCGCGGTACCTCGCCGCCCAGCACGCCGGCGATCCGGACGAGCCCGCCGATGCCGCGATCATCGGGGCGAGCACGGAGGCCCTCGAGGTCACCACGAGCGCTCTGCGCGGCTACGACTTCACCCCGGAGCGGGCGATCGACGCCGTCCGCGTGTTCCGCTCCGCGATCCACGGGTTCGTGCTGCTCGAGCTGGAGGGCGGCTTCGGGCTCTCCCGTGACCTGGACACCAGTTTCGACGCGCTCGTCGTCATGCTGGTGCGGGGCCTCGAGGGACTCGCCCGGGACTGA
- a CDS encoding C40 family peptidase produces MTKNRSSALAVALMVVALTVVGMPAAQAKGGAIGGAGSDYYLSDSFSATANRQFSYGSALDEVFVGDWNGDGIDTLAYRTGNTFSVRNANTTGGAQVTFTYGRPGDVVLVGDWNGDGIDTLAVRRGHEYHIKNSLTGGAADAVIFYGRPGDVVLVGDWNGDGVDTLAVRRGNAYHVKNTIAGGNADSIAYYGRADDDVYVGDWDGNRTDTFAVRRSNLYFIANTIRSGPADRSLAYGRVSDTTLVGDWNGDGVDSLGVRRFIEYTGEMHRIAASYVTPAPSAAGPRALQWARTQLGVPYVWGGAGPADGGYDCSGLTMRAFEQAGVRLPRTTRAQWDATRRVALEDLQVGDLLFWSSNGQPSGIYHMAIYSGSNMRVQAPSPGRRVEEVPVYPVNMLPFGGRAG; encoded by the coding sequence ATGACGAAGAACAGGTCCTCGGCGCTCGCGGTGGCACTGATGGTGGTGGCACTGACGGTGGTCGGGATGCCGGCGGCACAGGCCAAGGGCGGTGCGATCGGCGGCGCGGGCAGTGACTACTACCTCTCCGACAGCTTCTCCGCGACGGCGAACCGCCAGTTCTCCTACGGCAGCGCCCTGGACGAGGTGTTCGTGGGCGACTGGAACGGCGACGGCATCGACACCCTGGCCTACCGGACCGGCAACACCTTCTCCGTCCGGAACGCGAACACCACCGGTGGCGCACAGGTCACGTTCACCTACGGACGCCCCGGCGACGTGGTCCTGGTCGGCGACTGGAACGGCGACGGCATCGACACCCTGGCCGTGCGCCGCGGACATGAGTACCACATCAAGAACAGCCTCACCGGCGGCGCCGCCGACGCCGTGATCTTCTACGGCAGACCCGGTGACGTCGTGCTCGTCGGCGACTGGAACGGCGACGGCGTCGACACCCTCGCCGTACGCCGGGGCAACGCCTACCACGTCAAGAACACGATCGCCGGTGGCAATGCCGACTCGATCGCCTATTACGGCCGCGCCGACGACGACGTGTACGTGGGCGACTGGGACGGCAACCGCACCGACACCTTCGCCGTACGCCGCTCGAACCTGTACTTCATCGCCAACACCATCCGCTCGGGTCCCGCCGACCGCTCCCTCGCCTACGGCCGGGTCAGCGACACCACGCTGGTCGGAGACTGGAACGGCGATGGTGTCGACTCCCTCGGCGTGCGCCGGTTCATCGAATACACCGGCGAGATGCACCGGATCGCCGCGTCCTACGTCACCCCGGCGCCGAGCGCCGCCGGCCCCCGGGCCCTGCAGTGGGCGCGCACCCAGCTGGGTGTCCCCTACGTCTGGGGTGGCGCCGGCCCGGCCGACGGCGGATACGACTGCTCGGGCCTGACCATGCGGGCGTTCGAGCAGGCCGGCGTACGGCTGCCGCGGACCACCAGGGCCCAGTGGGATGCCACCAGACGGGTGGCGCTCGAGGACCTCCAGGTCGGTGACCTGCTCTTCTGGTCGAGCAACGGCCAACCGTCCGGGATCTACCACATGGCGATCTACTCCGGTTCGAACATGCGCGTCCAGGCGCCATCCCCGGGCCGTCGGGTCGAGGAGGTCCCGGTGTACCCCGTGAACATGCTGCCGTTCGGCGGCCGCGCCGGCTGA
- a CDS encoding ABC transporter substrate-binding protein, producing the protein MTTSRRTTPLWTPSRRSLLQLSGLGAAGGLLAACSGPSVGGGGGEEEEGEATDWASIEPATEITWWSNHPGNTKELEESYIAAFNVEYPDIKINHVTAGANYDEIAQRFQAASGTDDLPDLVIASDVWWFRYFINGQIMAIDDVFAHLEVDTDDYVETLYSDYEYEGKHYAAPYARSTPLFYYNKDVWAAAGLPDRGPETWAELQEWAPALQAQVPADGQALGLGIGPSWAGWWFSNVIWGLGGNMSDDWTVTLDTEEAMTAGAFVRDMYNGETAFAGLGSDTNADFQAGIFACLIGSTGSLKGHLDAAPFELGTSFLPNGPVDAPNVPTGGTGLAIPSSRTPEQQLAAAMFLKFLTETDNTALFSQSTGYMPVRTSAVEGDIMAAVYEETPQFRTSVDQLQQKTRVQDWVRVFTPGGDQIITDGIEELVLAGASPEDVFPDVSAKLDVAFEDNVEPYL; encoded by the coding sequence ATGACGACGTCACGTCGCACCACACCGCTGTGGACCCCCTCCCGCCGTAGCCTGCTCCAGCTCAGCGGCCTCGGTGCCGCCGGCGGGCTGCTCGCCGCCTGCAGCGGCCCGTCCGTCGGCGGCGGTGGCGGCGAGGAGGAGGAGGGCGAAGCGACCGACTGGGCCTCGATCGAGCCGGCCACGGAGATCACCTGGTGGTCCAACCACCCGGGGAACACGAAGGAGCTCGAGGAGTCCTACATCGCGGCCTTCAACGTCGAGTACCCGGACATCAAGATCAACCACGTCACCGCCGGCGCGAACTACGACGAGATCGCGCAGCGGTTCCAGGCCGCCTCCGGCACCGACGACCTGCCGGACCTGGTCATCGCCTCGGACGTGTGGTGGTTCCGGTACTTCATCAACGGTCAGATCATGGCCATCGACGATGTCTTCGCCCACCTCGAGGTGGACACCGACGACTACGTCGAGACGCTCTACAGCGACTACGAGTACGAGGGCAAGCACTACGCGGCCCCGTACGCCCGCTCCACCCCGCTCTTCTACTACAACAAGGACGTCTGGGCGGCCGCGGGCCTGCCGGACCGCGGCCCCGAGACCTGGGCCGAGCTTCAGGAGTGGGCACCCGCGCTGCAGGCGCAGGTCCCGGCCGACGGCCAGGCCCTCGGTCTCGGCATCGGCCCGTCCTGGGCCGGCTGGTGGTTCTCCAACGTGATCTGGGGCCTCGGCGGCAACATGAGCGACGACTGGACGGTGACCCTCGACACCGAGGAGGCCATGACCGCCGGCGCGTTCGTGCGGGACATGTACAACGGTGAGACCGCGTTCGCCGGGCTCGGCTCTGACACGAACGCGGACTTCCAGGCCGGCATCTTCGCCTGCCTGATCGGATCCACCGGCTCGCTGAAGGGCCACCTGGACGCGGCCCCGTTCGAGCTCGGCACCTCGTTCCTGCCGAACGGCCCGGTGGACGCACCGAACGTGCCCACCGGCGGCACCGGGCTGGCCATCCCGTCCTCGCGGACCCCCGAGCAGCAGCTCGCCGCGGCGATGTTCCTGAAGTTCCTCACCGAGACCGACAACACCGCCCTGTTCTCGCAGTCAACGGGGTACATGCCGGTCCGCACCTCGGCGGTCGAGGGCGACATCATGGCCGCCGTGTACGAGGAGACGCCGCAGTTCCGCACGTCCGTGGACCAGCTGCAGCAGAAGACGCGGGTCCAGGACTGGGTCCGGGTGTTCACCCCGGGCGGCGACCAGATCATCACCGACGGCATCGAGGAGCTGGTCCTGGCCGGCGCCAGCCCCGAGGACGTGTTCCCGGACGTCTCCGCCAAGCTGGACGTGGCCTTCGAGGACAACGTGGAGCCCTACCTGTGA
- a CDS encoding DeoR/GlpR family DNA-binding transcription regulator, with product MRQQQRLDQILATISTQDRISVEEIADLFGTSLATARRDLSVLTDQGLVTRTHGGAIAVASAYELPMAYRIARNAHAKRAIGATAAALVSPGDVVGLTGGTTTSELGRALAARGDLVPKVGTGVTVMTNALNIAYELAIRPHVKLVLTGGVARSQTFELVGPIAAATLSDVVIDVAFLGVDGLDAERGATTADDAEAHVNHRMLSSARRVVVVADSTKFDHAAFARTCSLEEIDTLVCDAEPGRALAEALARADVEVIVSPPRSRG from the coding sequence GTGAGACAGCAGCAGCGCCTCGACCAGATCCTCGCGACCATCAGCACGCAGGATCGGATCAGCGTCGAGGAGATCGCGGACCTGTTCGGGACCTCGCTGGCGACCGCTCGCCGCGATCTCTCGGTGCTCACCGACCAGGGCCTGGTGACCCGCACGCACGGCGGTGCCATCGCCGTCGCCAGTGCCTACGAGCTCCCGATGGCGTACCGGATCGCGAGGAACGCCCACGCCAAGCGGGCGATCGGCGCGACGGCCGCGGCACTCGTGAGCCCCGGGGACGTGGTGGGGCTGACCGGTGGCACCACCACGTCCGAGCTGGGCCGGGCCCTGGCGGCGCGTGGCGACCTGGTACCGAAGGTCGGCACCGGCGTCACGGTCATGACGAACGCCCTGAACATCGCCTACGAGCTGGCCATCCGGCCCCACGTGAAGCTGGTGCTGACCGGGGGAGTGGCCCGGTCCCAGACGTTCGAACTGGTCGGCCCGATAGCGGCCGCCACCCTGTCCGACGTCGTCATCGACGTTGCGTTCCTGGGCGTGGACGGGCTCGACGCCGAGCGCGGCGCCACCACCGCCGACGACGCGGAGGCACACGTGAACCACCGCATGCTGAGCAGCGCGCGGCGCGTGGTGGTGGTGGCGGACTCCACCAAGTTCGACCACGCGGCCTTCGCCCGGACCTGCTCCCTTGAGGAGATCGACACGCTCGTCTGCGACGCCGAGCCCGGCCGGGCGCTGGCCGAGGCGCTGGCGCGCGCGGACGTCGAGGTGATCGTCAGCCCGCCGCGGAGCCGGGGCTGA
- a CDS encoding carbohydrate ABC transporter permease yields the protein MSTTVDERVDAPTPAGTDQPKGRRRPFRAHLDAGLYLTLIAAILVMSVPLIWMFLASFKESGEIYSVPLQWLPEAFEWTNYEQVATSIPIGRMALNSVGLTIAGAGLKVFLGLTCAYALVFIDVPFKRVAFVVVIFALLIPSQITIIPNYTLIASLGWLNTYQGILVPGLASAFGTFLFRQHFRSLPISVLEAAQMDGAGHWRRLWRFVVPMSMPTIAAVGLISLVAEWNDYLWPMLVTDNTDTMTLPVGLTLLQSLDGLQNWGVLMAATVVVTTPMLLIFLVLQRRLVSGLTAGAVTG from the coding sequence ATGAGCACCACAGTGGACGAACGCGTCGACGCACCCACGCCGGCCGGGACGGACCAGCCCAAGGGCCGCCGTCGACCATTCCGTGCGCACCTGGACGCCGGCCTGTACCTGACCCTGATCGCCGCGATCCTGGTCATGTCCGTGCCGCTGATCTGGATGTTCCTAGCCAGTTTCAAGGAGTCCGGCGAGATCTACTCGGTGCCGCTGCAGTGGCTGCCGGAGGCTTTCGAGTGGACCAACTACGAGCAGGTCGCCACGTCCATCCCGATCGGGCGGATGGCCCTGAACAGTGTCGGACTGACCATCGCCGGTGCCGGGCTGAAGGTCTTCCTAGGCCTTACCTGCGCGTACGCGCTCGTGTTCATCGACGTCCCGTTCAAGAGGGTCGCGTTCGTGGTGGTGATCTTCGCACTGCTGATCCCGTCCCAGATCACGATCATCCCGAACTACACCCTGATCGCATCGCTCGGTTGGCTGAACACCTACCAGGGCATCCTGGTGCCGGGGTTGGCGAGCGCGTTCGGCACGTTCCTGTTCCGTCAGCACTTCCGGTCGCTGCCGATCTCGGTGCTCGAGGCGGCGCAGATGGACGGCGCCGGGCACTGGCGCCGGCTCTGGCGGTTCGTGGTGCCGATGTCGATGCCGACGATCGCCGCCGTGGGCCTCATCTCCCTGGTCGCGGAGTGGAACGACTACCTGTGGCCGATGCTCGTCACGGACAACACGGACACGATGACCCTGCCGGTCGGGCTGACGCTGCTGCAGAGCCTCGACGGCCTGCAGAACTGGGGCGTCCTGATGGCCGCCACGGTGGTGGTGACCACCCCGATGCTGCTCATCTTCCTGGTCCTGCAGCGTCGCCTCGTCTCCGGTCTCACCGCGGGCGCCGTCACCGGCTGA
- a CDS encoding glycerophosphodiester phosphodiesterase — protein sequence MSHLGGPGPLVIAHRGNTAMAPPNTLPAVEGAWRAGADLVEIDVRLSRDEVGVVIHDETVDATTNASGPVAGLLAEQATALDGGAWFSPTFASHRVPLLADVAAFVAAHPGTDLLMELKGDYTPAQATGIVGVLTDAGVADRTIAQTFWPQTLRSLAEVAPDLRRDLLISKEAASNPDLLPFCAELGVRGCNPSHEVLLADPGLVGRIHDAGMSVFVWTLNDVDSWAQALEWGVDGIITDRPDRLLGWLSASRPVREAPAVV from the coding sequence GTGAGTCACCTCGGCGGTCCCGGACCGCTCGTGATCGCCCACCGTGGCAACACCGCGATGGCGCCGCCGAACACGCTGCCCGCGGTGGAGGGTGCCTGGCGGGCCGGGGCCGACCTCGTCGAGATCGACGTACGGCTCAGCCGTGACGAAGTCGGCGTGGTGATCCACGACGAGACCGTGGACGCCACCACGAACGCCAGCGGCCCGGTGGCCGGTCTGCTCGCCGAGCAGGCCACTGCCCTCGACGGCGGAGCGTGGTTCTCGCCGACGTTCGCCTCCCATCGGGTTCCGTTGCTCGCCGACGTGGCCGCGTTCGTGGCGGCCCATCCCGGCACCGACCTGCTCATGGAGCTCAAGGGCGACTACACCCCGGCGCAGGCCACCGGGATCGTCGGCGTGCTCACCGACGCCGGGGTCGCCGATCGCACGATCGCGCAGACATTCTGGCCGCAGACGCTGCGCTCGCTCGCCGAGGTGGCCCCGGACCTGCGCCGGGACCTGCTCATCTCGAAGGAGGCGGCATCCAACCCCGACCTCCTGCCGTTCTGCGCGGAGCTGGGCGTGCGCGGGTGCAACCCGAGCCACGAGGTGCTGCTCGCCGACCCCGGCCTGGTCGGTCGGATCCACGACGCCGGGATGAGCGTGTTCGTGTGGACGTTGAACGACGTCGACTCGTGGGCGCAGGCCCTGGAGTGGGGCGTGGACGGCATCATCACCGACCGCCCGGACCGGCTGCTGGGCTGGCTCAGCGCGAGCCGACCGGTGCGCGAGGCCCCAGCCGTGGTGTGA
- a CDS encoding amidohydrolase family protein: protein MTIIRNVRPWGGPPSDIHVTDTQITAITPHEPATAVGQDAGTAADGDVIDGGGRLALPSIVNTHAHVDKSWQGLPWQSYGGEGGTDGRIRHERARRDELGIPGVEITTAVLREFVRYGTTVLRTHVDVDLGVAQRGIDVVREAVASFDGAVEAQIVAFPQDGVLRREGVLDLLAESARAGAEYIGGLDPATIDRDPVGQLDGIFAIAAEHGCGIDIHLHDPAELGAFQFELILERTARYGLAGRVNVAHGFAIAQLPASRRADLLAAMAELDVTMTTVAPMRVPQLPLHEFDDAGVAFGFGTDGIRDLWSPYGTGDTLGIAWQYGRTAGIVRDEDLLRVVRIATSDAARFVGRDVHDLVPGSRADLILLDAENPMDALVRTPPRDLVIGGGRVLHSTL, encoded by the coding sequence GTGACCATCATCCGCAACGTCCGCCCGTGGGGCGGACCGCCCAGCGACATCCACGTCACCGACACCCAGATCACGGCGATCACCCCGCACGAGCCGGCCACCGCCGTCGGGCAGGATGCCGGTACCGCCGCCGACGGTGACGTGATCGACGGCGGCGGCCGGCTCGCGCTGCCGAGCATCGTGAACACGCACGCCCACGTGGACAAGTCGTGGCAGGGGCTGCCGTGGCAGTCCTACGGCGGTGAGGGCGGCACGGACGGCCGGATCAGGCACGAGCGGGCCCGCCGCGACGAGCTCGGCATCCCCGGTGTGGAGATCACCACCGCCGTGCTGCGCGAGTTCGTGCGGTACGGCACCACCGTGCTGCGCACGCACGTGGACGTGGACCTCGGCGTCGCGCAGCGGGGGATCGACGTCGTCCGGGAGGCCGTGGCCTCCTTCGACGGCGCCGTCGAGGCGCAGATCGTCGCGTTCCCGCAGGACGGCGTGCTCCGGCGCGAGGGCGTGCTCGACCTGCTCGCCGAGTCCGCGCGGGCGGGCGCCGAGTACATCGGTGGCCTCGACCCGGCCACCATCGACCGGGACCCGGTCGGCCAGCTGGACGGCATCTTCGCGATCGCCGCCGAGCACGGCTGCGGCATCGACATCCATCTGCACGATCCGGCCGAGCTCGGCGCGTTCCAGTTCGAGCTGATCCTGGAGCGGACCGCGCGGTACGGGCTGGCCGGCCGGGTGAACGTGGCGCACGGGTTCGCCATCGCGCAGCTGCCGGCGAGCCGGCGCGCGGACCTGCTCGCCGCGATGGCGGAGCTCGACGTCACCATGACCACGGTCGCGCCGATGCGGGTGCCGCAGCTGCCGCTGCACGAGTTCGACGACGCGGGGGTCGCGTTCGGCTTCGGCACCGACGGCATCCGGGACCTGTGGTCCCCCTACGGGACCGGGGACACCCTCGGCATCGCGTGGCAGTACGGCCGCACCGCCGGGATCGTGCGCGACGAGGACCTGCTCCGGGTGGTGCGGATCGCGACGTCCGACGCCGCCCGGTTCGTGGGACGCGACGTCCACGACCTGGTCCCGGGTTCGCGCGCGGACCTGATCCTGTTGGACGCGGAGAACCCGATGGACGCGCTCGTGCGCACGCCGCCGCGGGACCTGGTCATCGGCGGCGGGCGGGTGCTGCACAGCACTCTCTGA